The Sandaracinus amylolyticus genomic interval GATCGTGCTGGTGGGCGGACGCAGCGCCCGGTTCGGTCGCGACAAGCTGCGCGAGCCGCTCGAGGGAGGGTGGCTCGTCGACCGCGCGATCACCGCGCTGCGCGATGCGACCGGGCGCGCGGTGACGCTCGTCGGCGCGTGCGATCCCGAGGTCGCGGCGCGCGGTGACGCGCAGCTCGACGACGCGCACGAAGGGCATGGACCGGCAGGTGGTGTGCTCACCGCGCTCGAGCGGCTGGGCGACGTCGTCGTGCTGCCGGGGGACCTGCCGCGGGTGCGCGCAGCGACGCTCGTGCCGGTGATCGCGGCGGCGGAGCGCGCGCCCGGTGCGCTCGTGGTGCGCGCGCGACGAGAGCCGCTGGTCGCGGTGTACCGTCGCGCGCTCGCGCCGTGCATCGCCGCGCGGATCGCGGAGGGGCGGCGCTCGCTGCACGACGTCGCGCGCTTCGACGAGCTGATCGAGGTGGACGCTCGCGAGGAGGAGCTCGTCAACGCGAACACGCCCGAGGTGCTCGAGGTGCCTGCGCACGTGTGGCCCTTCGAGGGCATCGACGTGCGCCTCGAGCTCGTCCCGCTCGCCGCGCGGCGCGCGCTCGATCGCGCCGGCGCGCACCTGTCGCTCGAGGCGTGGCGCGCCCTCGCGCTCGACGTGCGCCGCGCGATGGTGGTCGAGGGCGCGCGAGAGATCGTCGCGATCGACGCGGTGCGCGCGCTCCTCGCCGGCGTGACGACGCGCGACATCGACGTCGTGCCCGAGCTCGATGCGTCACGGCCGCCGATCGCGCTGCGCGACGCGCTCGGCCCGGAGCTCGACGCGCGGTGGCCGGCGCTGCGCGCGCTCGAGCGGTTCGCGCTCGTGCACGGGATGAAGAGCGCGGCGCGGCGTGGAGATCCTTCGCGGCTCGACGAAGTCGCGCGCGCCGTGCTCGGCGAGCGATGATGCGCGACGCGCGTTTTGCTGGTCGCCGGCCGAGGCCCCATGGATCGCACCGAGGTCCACGTGCAGCGTGAATCGCTCCTCCGGACGCTCTCCACGTCGCGGCTCTTCCGCACGCTCGATCCCGCGCTCCTCGCAGCGCTGGTGCCGCACGCGAGCGTGCATCGACTGCAGCAGGGCGAGTCGTTGTGGCGGCGCGGCACGCCCGCGGAGCACTTCCACGTCGTGCTGCGCGGGGTGCTCGAGCTGCAGCGCGCGCCGGGCACCGAGTCGACGCTGATCGCGCTCTTCGGGCCGGGCGAGAGCCCCGCGATCCCGGTCACGCTCGAGCGTCGGGCGTTCATCGCCGACGCGTACGCCGCGACTCCGTCGGTCGAGGTGCTGCGCGTCTCCGCGGCGCCGATCCTCGAGCTCGTGCAGACCGACGTGCGCCTCGCGCTCGCGATCAACCGCGCGCTGCTCGAGCACTGCGCGCTGCTCCACGCGAAGATCGACGTGCTCGCGTCGGGCACGGTCCTGCGGCGCGTCGCCGCGTTCATGCTCGATCTCGCGGAGCGCTTCGGCGACGAGGGGATCGACGGCAAGACGTACGTCCCGCTGGCGCTCTCGCGCGCGCACGTCGCGACCTACGTCGGCGCGCGCGTCGAGACGGTGATCCGCATCTTCTCGCAGTGGCACAAGGACGGGCTCGTCGCGACGACGAAGGACGGGTTCGTGATCCGCTCGACGGACGAGCTCCGCGCGCTGCGAGGCGCGGGGGGCGCCGACGAGGAGGACGGAACCGTCTCGTCCTGAGCACGCTCGCGCGCGAGCGCGCTGCTCGACGAGATCGAGTCGGAAGGAGCACCAGGGCCCACGATGAGCGTTGCGCGTGCCGCGACGCGCGGGCGAGCATCGCGCGATGCGATGGTCGGCGTGCGCGATCCTCTCGGCGTGGCTCGTGGTGATCGGATGCGACGAGGCGAGCCCACGAGAGGGCGACGCGGGACGCGATGCGGCGCAAGGGAGCGTCGACGCGGCGCGGCCAGGTGACGACGCGTCCGCGGTGATCGACGCGGCGAGCGATGCGCCGCCGAGCGGGGTGTCCGGGCGCGTCACGTACGATCGGCGCCCGTTCGCGCGCACCGGCCTCGGTGCCGCGATCGCGTCGTCGGCGCCGGGCGTGATCGTCGTGCTGCTCGACGGCGAGCGCGAGGTCGCGCGCACCACGACCGACGAGGACGGCGCCTACGCGTTCGACGCGCAGGGCGACGGAGTGCGCGTCCTCGCGTCGAGCGGCGATCCCGAGAGCGCCGTGACCGACTTCGACGGTGCGACCTACGCGTTCCGCGGTCCCGCGGGGGACCTGCACGTCGGCGAGACCGACTTCGCCGGCGCGCTCGCGATCGCGCACACGATGCGCGAAGGCCTCGAGTACGCGCGCGTCGCGTTCGAGCGCGACGAGCCCTTCCCGCCGCTCGAGACGCACTGGGAGCGAGGCCGCACCACGCCGGGCGGCACGTCGTACGCGAGCGGCGACGAGCTGTGGATCCTCGGCGGCCCCGACGACACCGACGAGTTCGACGAGCCGGTGCTGCTGCACGAGCTCGGGCACTTCCTCCAGCACGTGATCCCGTTCAGCCGGATCGTCGGCGGCGATCCCCACGCCGGTGCCGACACCGATCCTCGGCTCGCGTGGAACGAGGGCTGGCCTTCGTTCTTCGCGTCGGCGGTGCGCGGCGATCCGTTCTACGGCGACACCGTAGGCGGCGAGATCTCGCTCGCGCTCGATCTCGGCGCGCTCCCGCGCAGCGGTGACTTCGTCGCGAACGCGGGCGCGCCGATGTCGCAGCCGCTCTCGGAGTGGATCATCGCGAGCTCGCTGTGGCGGCTCTACGTGGCGTCGGCGGACGTCGATCAGCAGCGCGCGCGATCGTTCGGCGTGCTCACCCGCTGGCTCGCCGAGGGCGCGAGCGACCGCGCGGCGGACGGTCCCGAGCTCGTCGACTTCCTGGACGGGTATCTGTGCACCCACGCGGGCGCGGACCGCGCGGTGATCGAGAGCTACGTCGTCGCGGATCGCAGCTTCCCGTACGACCTCGCGCCGCCCTGCGAGAAGCCGGGACGGCCGCGCGCCGTGGTGATGCGCGACCCCGCGCCGGTGTGGCTGCCCGGGCACCGCATCGTCGACGTGCGTGGTCGCGTGCTGCGCGAGATCGTGATCCGCTGATCGGAGCGCGATGCGTCGCGCGCATCGCTCGACGCGGGGCGATGCGTCGCGCGCATCGCGCGTCAGCTGCGCTCGCCGAGCACCGTGTAGAACGCGTGGTCTCCGCGCACCACGCGCAGCAGCGCGGTTCCGTCGGAGAGCGCGCGGCCGAGATCCTCGACCGTGCGCACGGTCCGGCGATCCGCGTCGACGATCACGTCGCCGGGGCGCAGGCCGGCGTGGTACGCGGGGCCTGCTTCGCGCACGCCGCCGACGATCGCGCCGTCGCGGCCCTCGTAGCCGACCTGCTCGGCGAGCTCGGGCGTGAGCGCGAGCAGCTCGATGCCGAGATCGCGGCTCCGCGGACGCGCTCGCGTGCGTGTGGCGGAAGGGCGCTCCTCGTCCTCCTCCGCGGCGCGCGCGATCGCGCGCAGCGCGATGCGCTGCTCCTGTCCGCGGCGGAGCACGCCGAGCGTGATGTCGTCGTCGATCGGATGGCGCAGCAGGTGGCGCGTGAGATCGACGCTGCGCTCGACCGGCGCTCCGTCGACCGCGACGATCACGTCGCCGAGCTCCACGCCGGCGCGCGCCGCGGGGCTCTCCGCGTCGAGCGCGTTGACGATCGCGCCGCCGCGATCCTCGGGCGCGCCGAGCGCGCTCGCGAGCTCGGGCGTGAGGTCCTGGTGCTCGACGCCGATCCACGGCCGGCGGATCCGCCCGTGCTCGAGCAGCTGCTGCGCGACGTCCCGCGCGAGATCGGCCGAGACCGCGAAGCTCACGCCGGGCGCGGGGCGCAGCACGATCGTCGTGACGCCGACCACCGCGCCGTCGAGGTCGACGAGCGGACCGCCCGAGCTGCCGGGATGGATCACCGCGTCGGTCTGCACGTAGTCCTCGAGCTCGCTCATGCCGAGCCCACTGCGCCCGAGCGCGCTCACGACGCCGGTCGTCACCGTCGCGTCGAAGCCGTAGGGCGAGCCCACCGCGACCACCCAGTCGCCGACCTGGTGCTCGCGCATGTCGGCGAAGCGCAGCGGCTCGAGCCCGCGCGCCGGAACGCGGATCACCGCGAGGTCGGTGGCGCGATCAGTGCCGACGATGCGCGCCGGAAGCACGCGTCCATCGGCGAGGCGCACGCGGATGCGCGCTGCGCGCGAGACGACGTGGCGGTTGGTGAGGATCGCGCCGTCCTCGGAGATCACGAAGCCCGACGCGCCCGCGGCGATGACGGTGTCGGGCGGGAGATCCTGGAGCATCCAGCGCAGCAGCGGCGAGATGTCCTCCTCGGAGAGCACCGCGTCGACGCGGATCGACACGACCGAGGGCGCGACGCGCGCCGCGACCGCCGCGAAGGCGCTGCCGACGCGCTGCGCGTCGGCGATCGTCGCGCTGCGCTCGGACGGCTGCGCGAGCGTGCGCGAGGAGCTCGGCGGCGCGAACGCGGAAGCAGTGAGGCCGAGCGCCACGCCGCAGACGACGATGGCGATGCGCCGCGATGCGATCTCCCGGACGACGTTCATGTCGAGGAGGTCATCCCGGGCAGCGCCGGACCAACTCGCGCGCGAGCGCGCGGTCGCGATATCGCGTCGAGCGGAGGTCGTGCGATGGAGAGCGTCGTGGCGGAGGACGGGACGCGGGTGTCCTACGAGCGCGCGGGCACCGGGCCGCCGCTCGTGCTGGTGCACGGCGGGTTCAGCGATCACGAGACGAACTGGACGTACGTCGCGCCGCGGCTGCGCGATCGCTTCACGGTGGTCGCGATCGCGCGTCGGGGGCGTGGCGAGACTCCGGGCGATTCCGGGCACCTGGTGCAGGACGAAGGCGCGGACGTGGTCGCGGTGGTGCGCGCGCTCGGCGCGCCGGTGTTCCTGCTCGGTCACTCGTTCGGCGCGCTGTGCGCGCTCGAGGCGGCGATGCGCGCGCCCGAGCTCGTCGCGAAGCTGGTCCTCTACGAGCCGCCCCGGCCGAGCATGATCGACGACGATCTGCTCGCGCGCCTCGAGACGCTCGGCGCCGCGAAGGCGTGGGACGCGGTCGCGGAGACGTTCTTGCGCGAAGCGATCCGGGTGAAGCCGGACGAGCTGCGCGCGCTGCGAAGCTCGCCCGACTGGGCGGCGTGGACGAGCGATGCCGGAGCGTCGCTGAGCGACCTGCGCGCGATGCACCGCTACACGTTCGCGCCGGAGCGAGCGCGCGCGCTCGCGATGCCGACGCTGCTGCTCTACGGGACCGAGAGCGTGCGTGCGCGCTACATGACCGACGCGCTGGCGGACACGGTGCGCGACGCGCGCGTCGTCGCGCTCGGAGGGCAGGCGCACGAAGGGATGACCACCGCGCCGCATCTCTTCGCCGAGGTCGTCGAGCGCTTCTTGCTGGAGGACCGGCCGCGACGGACGGCGCGCGCCGCGCGCGAGGCGCGCGCCTGAGCGCGCCGCGCTTAATTGCGCGTGCATGGAGCGATCGAAGCTGTGGACGCTCGACGGTCTGCTCGAGGCGCGCGCCGCCGCGGCTGCGCTCCTCGAGCAGCTCGGGCTGGAGGGGTTCGTCTTCGAGATCGAGCCGCGCGTCGACACCGAGGACGTCGTGGTGCTGGTCGAGTGGGTCCGCGGCGGGCCCGAGGGCACGTGGACGTCGACGCGCGTGGTCGTCGACGGCGAGCTGCTGCTTCGCAGTCGGAACGACGACGCGAGCCGCGATCGTCTGCTCGCGCAGCTCCGCGCGCGGATCCACGGCGAGGGCTCGCCGAGCCGCGACGCGCACGCGTGAGCACGGACGTCCGAACGGACGCGTTGGGGCGCAGGCGCACGGCGCGTAGGTGCTCCGATGTGACCGTGCGGACGGGCTGGCACGTCGTGCTCTTCGCGATCGCGGCCGTCGCGCTCGCGTTGCCGCTCTTCGTGCAGGCCCCGAGCGCGCCCGCGCAGGAGCGCGCGCTTCCGCCACGAGCGGCGCACCACTTCGACCCGTCGATCCGCGTGCGCGACGCGCTGGTGCGCGGTGATCTCGCGCGTGCGCGACGTGCGGCGCGCGAGCTCGCGCGCGCGGAGCCGAGCGCGCCGCTGCGGAGCTTGTGGCTCGACGTGATGCACGGCGCCGCGCGCGAGGTGGCGTCGGCGCGGGACCTCGGCGCGGCGGCGCACGCGTTGGGCACCGTCGCGAGGACGTGCGGAGAGTGTCATCGCGAGATGGGTGCGCGCGCGCGCACGTCCGACGCGCCGGGCGCTGCGAGCGACGCGACGGTGTCGCCGCGCCACCACGCGTGGGCGAGCGATCGCCTGTGGGAGGGCCTCGTGATGTCCGATGCCGAGCGATACGCCGCGGGCGCGGCCGCGTTGCTCGCGAGCACTCCGGAGATCGCGAACGACGTCGTCCGCGAGCGCGCGAGAGACGCACGACGTGCGCGCGACGACGCGATGCGCGCTCGCGCGTACGGCGCGCTGCTCGGCACCTGCGCCGAGTGCCATCGCGCGCGCTGATCAACGCGTGATCGGGAGCTTCACGCGCACGCGCGTCTCGGCGCCGCGCTGGAAACGGAAGTCGCAGCGCGAGCCGCCCTGGGCGATCGTCTCGGTGCGGGTGAGGCCCCAGCCGAACACCTCGCTCCCGGGCACGTCGGCGAGGCAGATGTACGGCGCGAACTCCGCGGCGCCGTTCGCGATCGCGAGCTCGCGGATCGCGCAGCGCTTGTAGTCGACGCCGTACTCGAACGTGCCCGGCTCGCCTTCGACGAAGTCGAACACCCAGCCGCCGACCGGGGCCTCGTGCGAGCGCTTCGCGATCCATCGCGAGAGCGCCTTCATCGGCCACACGAAGAGCCCGTTGGCCGCCATGCTGCGCTCCATGCCGCGCATGCCCGCGAAGCGCGCGCGTGTCGCCGCTTCGCACACGTCCCACGCGCGTGCCGCGTCGTAGCCGCGCGGGACGAGCGCGAGGTACGTCGCGACGTAGATCGCACCGCCGATCGTGAACGCGCGCATGTGCGGCGCGGTCCAGCCCGCGTCCGGGATCGAGTCGAGCATCGCGTCGAGGCGCTGCGCGGCGTCGTCGCAGATCGCCTCCGCGGCCTCGCGTCCCTCGCGCTGCGCGATCGCCTCGACCAGCGAGGGTCGCCACCGCGCGAGCTCGCCCATCACCGTCCCTCGGATCGCCCGCATCGTCGTGGTCACGGGCCGAAGGCTGCGGTCGTCGGCGCGCGGCGTCGAGCCCCCGCCGCATCGTTCAAGTCGGCGGCGCCCCGAGCGGGCATCCTGGTCGGATGGGCTCGATGAACGATCCGATCACGCTGCGCTCCGGGCTCGTGCTCGCGCATCGCCTGGCGAAGGCCGCGACCAGCGAGGGGCTCGCGCGGCGCGGCGATCCCACGCCCGAGCTCGAGCACCTGTACGACACCTGGTCGCGCGGGGGTGCCGCGCTGATCGTCACCGGCAACACGACGATCAGCCGCCGCCACCGCGAGCGCATGGGCAACGTCGTGCTCGACGCGCGCACCGATCGCGCCGCGCTCGCGCGTCTCGCGGCGGCGGCGAAGCGCGCGGGCAACGCGGCGCTCGTGCAGCTCTGCCATCCGGGGCGCCAGACGAGCCGCTTCGTCGCCAACGATCCCGTCGCGCCGAGCGCGGGCCCTGCGGTCGCGATGCTCGGTGCGTTCGCGCGCCCGCGCGCGCTGCGGGAGGAGGAGATCGCGGCGATCCGCGACGCGTTCGTCACGGGCGCGGAGATGGCGCGCGACGCGGGCTTCGACGGCGTGCAGCTCCACGCCGCGCATGGGTTCCTGCTGAGCCAGTTCCTCTCGGCGCGCATCAACCGCCGCGAGGACGCGTGGGGCGGCACCATCGAGGGTCGCGCGCGGCTGCTGATCGAGCTGGTCGAGCGCACGCGCGCGGCGTGCGGGGCGCGCTTCACGATCGCGGTGAAGCTCGATGCGCCCGACCCCGAGCGCGGCCATCTCACGCACGCGGACGCCCTCGCGGTGATCGCGCTGCTCGAGCGCGCGGGCATCGACCTGCTCGAGATCTCCGGCGGCGACGTCGAGCGCGCCAGGATGCTCGGGCTCGGCGACGGCGACGACACACCGCGCGAAGG includes:
- a CDS encoding NTP transferase domain-containing protein, whose product is MTLHPIVLVGGRSARFGRDKLREPLEGGWLVDRAITALRDATGRAVTLVGACDPEVAARGDAQLDDAHEGHGPAGGVLTALERLGDVVVLPGDLPRVRAATLVPVIAAAERAPGALVVRARREPLVAVYRRALAPCIAARIAEGRRSLHDVARFDELIEVDAREEELVNANTPEVLEVPAHVWPFEGIDVRLELVPLAARRALDRAGAHLSLEAWRALALDVRRAMVVEGAREIVAIDAVRALLAGVTTRDIDVVPELDASRPPIALRDALGPELDARWPALRALERFALVHGMKSAARRGDPSRLDEVARAVLGER
- a CDS encoding alpha/beta fold hydrolase; protein product: MESVVAEDGTRVSYERAGTGPPLVLVHGGFSDHETNWTYVAPRLRDRFTVVAIARRGRGETPGDSGHLVQDEGADVVAVVRALGAPVFLLGHSFGALCALEAAMRAPELVAKLVLYEPPRPSMIDDDLLARLETLGAAKAWDAVAETFLREAIRVKPDELRALRSSPDWAAWTSDAGASLSDLRAMHRYTFAPERARALAMPTLLLYGTESVRARYMTDALADTVRDARVVALGGQAHEGMTTAPHLFAEVVERFLLEDRPRRTARAAREARA
- a CDS encoding L-2-amino-thiazoline-4-carboxylic acid hydrolase; the protein is MRAIRGTVMGELARWRPSLVEAIAQREGREAAEAICDDAAQRLDAMLDSIPDAGWTAPHMRAFTIGGAIYVATYLALVPRGYDAARAWDVCEAATRARFAGMRGMERSMAANGLFVWPMKALSRWIAKRSHEAPVGGWVFDFVEGEPGTFEYGVDYKRCAIRELAIANGAAEFAPYICLADVPGSEVFGWGLTRTETIAQGGSRCDFRFQRGAETRVRVKLPITR
- a CDS encoding trypsin-like peptidase domain-containing protein; the protein is MNVVREIASRRIAIVVCGVALGLTASAFAPPSSSRTLAQPSERSATIADAQRVGSAFAAVAARVAPSVVSIRVDAVLSEEDISPLLRWMLQDLPPDTVIAAGASGFVISEDGAILTNRHVVSRAARIRVRLADGRVLPARIVGTDRATDLAVIRVPARGLEPLRFADMREHQVGDWVVAVGSPYGFDATVTTGVVSALGRSGLGMSELEDYVQTDAVIHPGSSGGPLVDLDGAVVGVTTIVLRPAPGVSFAVSADLARDVAQQLLEHGRIRRPWIGVEHQDLTPELASALGAPEDRGGAIVNALDAESPAARAGVELGDVIVAVDGAPVERSVDLTRHLLRHPIDDDITLGVLRRGQEQRIALRAIARAAEEDEERPSATRTRARPRSRDLGIELLALTPELAEQVGYEGRDGAIVGGVREAGPAYHAGLRPGDVIVDADRRTVRTVEDLGRALSDGTALLRVVRGDHAFYTVLGERS
- a CDS encoding NADH:flavin oxidoreductase — protein: MNDPITLRSGLVLAHRLAKAATSEGLARRGDPTPELEHLYDTWSRGGAALIVTGNTTISRRHRERMGNVVLDARTDRAALARLAAAAKRAGNAALVQLCHPGRQTSRFVANDPVAPSAGPAVAMLGAFARPRALREEEIAAIRDAFVTGAEMARDAGFDGVQLHAAHGFLLSQFLSARINRREDAWGGTIEGRARLLIELVERTRAACGARFTIAVKLDAPDPERGHLTHADALAVIALLERAGIDLLEISGGDVERARMLGLGDGDDTPREGYFADVAQAAKRVTGAAVMATGGWRSRAAIDAAIARGAIDLAGMARPLCVEPDLPRRLLRGEADRAALHERPKAPGDLAAAGETGYFAWRLGALARGTQPRHDISPIHAALDYVATDAVLGARRALFGE
- a CDS encoding Crp/Fnr family transcriptional regulator; the protein is MDRTEVHVQRESLLRTLSTSRLFRTLDPALLAALVPHASVHRLQQGESLWRRGTPAEHFHVVLRGVLELQRAPGTESTLIALFGPGESPAIPVTLERRAFIADAYAATPSVEVLRVSAAPILELVQTDVRLALAINRALLEHCALLHAKIDVLASGTVLRRVAAFMLDLAERFGDEGIDGKTYVPLALSRAHVATYVGARVETVIRIFSQWHKDGLVATTKDGFVIRSTDELRALRGAGGADEEDGTVSS